AAGCGGAATCTTTTGAAGAAATCCACAACAGAAGGCGTTATCAAGTAACCGTTTGTGGTGATGCTGAAATTAACGGTCTTCCCCCGGGAGGCTGCCCTCCGCGAGAGAGTCTCGGCAATGTATCTGAGCATGCGGAAGTTCAGGAGAGGCTCACCCCCGAAGAAACCAACTGACAGTTTGGAAGACCCCCTGGAAAGCAAAAACTCAATTATGCCATCTGCATCATTTTCATCACGTATCATAAACAGCGGAATCCCGTGCTGCTGCTCATAACAATACACGCATTTAAAGTTACACGCACTCGTCAGGTAGAGGGCAACGGAAGTTGGAACAACCTCGGACGATTTAGAGTCCACGCTCAAGTAAGGAGGAACCGCGCTTAAGGCCTTCAGGCCTTCTATCACCCGGTTCACATCTTGAGGGCTGATTTCAGGGTGTTTTTTCAAGAACTCACTAACGCCCTCTTCGACTCCGCGCTTTCTGATGGAATCAAGCAGTTCATAGCTCTCAGCATCTAGCCGAATAAGGTGAAGCGTCTTTGGCGAGAAAAGAATGTACTCATCGAGTACCTTGTCAAGATACAATGAACTAACAAATCCATCGCCGCCCATATACATTCACCGCGTATGGTTCTGTAACATCACAAACTTATAAGAATTACGTTGGTTGAAATTAACAGTTCGACAAATGAACTTTTGACGATAGATAAAATGTCGTAACATACAATGGAATAAAATCATTTTGACACCAAATAACCAAGTTATACGAAAGTGCACGGAGGCATTAACCAAACAAAGCTTAAAAGAGGGGACCTAGACATTCGTTATCATGAGGCTCCTGCTCACCACTTCACAGGGAATCGAGGATCTTGCAAAGGGGGAGGTTGAGAACCTGCTCTCGGGCCTTGGAGTTCCGTTTCGTGTGGAAGAGAGGCCTCTCGGCGTTGAAGGGCGGGTTCTTGCCGAGGTCGGCGAGGCTTACTACACCGACGAGAAGGGGAAGAAGCGCGAGTTAAGCGTCCCAACCTATCTGAACGAGAGCTCCAGGCTCCTCCACCGCATAATCATGGAAATAGCGAGCGAGCGCTTTGAAGGCATAGGAGATGACGACCCTGAAAAAGCCCTCAAGAGGATCGAAGATTTTGTCTCAGAGCTTCCAGTGGAAAGGTTCGTCAAGGTTAGCGAGAGCTTTGCCGTGCGCTCATTCAGGAAGGGGGAGCACAGCGTTACGAGCGTTGACATCGCCAGAACCGTCGGAAAGGCCGTCTTCGACAGGCTCTCGCGCTTCGGAACTCCGAGGGTCAACCTCGACCACCCGGCGGTCATCTTCAGGGCCGAGCTCATCGGGGACGTCTTCTTCCTCGGGATAGACACCACCGGGGACAGCTCACTCCACAAGAGACCCTGGCGCGTTTACGACCACCCCGCTCATCTCAAGGCCAGCATAGCCAACGCGCTGATTGAGCTGGCAAAACCAGACGGGGGTTCGTTCATCGATCCATTCTGCGGGAGCGGGACCATTCCAATAGAGCTCGCCCTGAGGGGATACGATGGAAGGATAATCGGCCTCGAAAAGTACCGCAAGCACCTGCGCGGGGCGGAGATGAACGCTTTAGCGGCGGGAGTCTCAGAGCGTATAGACTTCGTTCTCGGAGATGCCACCAGGCTGAGCGAATACGTCGAAAGCGTGGACTTCGCGGTGAGCAACCTGCCCTACGGGCTGAAGATCGGGCGGAAGGGCATGATTCCAGGCCTTTACATGGACTTCTTCTCGGAGCTTTCGAAGGTTCTGGAAAAGCGCGGCGTCTTCATAACGACTGAGAAGAGGGCTATAGAGAGAGCTATAGCCGAGAACGGCTTCGAAATCAGGCACCACCGCCTAATCGGCCACGGCGGGCTGACGGTGCACACCTACGTGGTAGAGTGAACGTCACGTCTTGAGCTTCACGTCAATGACCGCCGTCTCGTTGCCCGGATTGCTAATCACCACCTTCCATACCCCCTTGGGGAGCTCAACCACATCGTTCACCTCCCTAACGGTTCCGAAGTCCCTCAGCACGGTCCCGTCGGAGGAGACAACCTTCACCTCGACGGGGACACTGGAGCTTATTTCGACCGTCAGGTTCGCCGGGCCTTTGAAGGGCCACCCCCTGGTCTCCCCGGGCGGGACGCTCTTTCCCCTGGCGTAAACGAAGTTGTTGTCCAGGCAAGCAGCGCTGAAAACCACCAGGGCCAAGAGGAGAACCACCAGCCAGCGGACGGGCTTCATAGCACCACCTTTAATAGTCAGAGAACAAAAACTTAAAAAAGTTTCTCAGCAGAGTATTGAATCCTCTGCCAGTACGTCGAACTCGACCCTCCCGATTCCCTCAATCCAGGCCTCAACCCTGTCGCCGTGACTGAGCGGGCCTACCCCTGCTGGAGTTCCGGTCGCTATTATATCCCCGGGCTCGAGCGTCATGACGGAGCTTATGTACTCTATCAGCTCCGGAACCTTGAAAACCATCTCGCTCGTCCGTCCGAGCTGTCTTAGCTGGCCGTTCACCTTGAGGCCTATCTCCAGGTCGTCTATCTTCAGCTCGCGCCTGTCAGCTATTCTCGGGCCGACCGGGGCGAAGGTGTCGAAGCCCTTGGCGAGGCTCCAGGGAAGGCCCTTCTCCCTCGCTTCCCCCTGAAGGTCGCGGGCGGTTATGTCGAGGAGTATCGTGTAGCCGAGCACGTAGTTCATCGCCTTCTCTCTCGACACGCGTTTCGCGCGCTTCCCGATTATCACTGCCAGCTCTACCTCGTGGTCAACCCGTTTGCTCATTCTGGGTAAAATTATAGGCTTGCCCGGGCCTATCAGCGCACTCGGCGGCTTGAGGAAGAAGACCGGCTTTTCTGGAACGTCGCTCTCCATTTCTTTCGCGTGTTCGGCGTAGTTCTTTGCCAGAGCCACTATCTTGCTCGGCCTCAGGTCATAAAACCCGTCGCGGAATGGAAGGCGAACCATCGTCAACACCCAACAACGGTTGGGGGCATCGGTTATAAACCGCTCGAGGGAAGGGTAATAAACTCCCCAGTCCAACACCCAACGGTGAAAGCTGTGAGGCTCGTAGTCCTAGAGGGAAAGGGAAGCACTCTCGTCTTTGTTCTCATAGCGGTTTTCCTGGTGCTATTCACGGTACCGCTGCTTCACGTTTTCATCAACGCCCCGGGAGGTGAGTTTCTGGCGGTAGGTTTCCTGGCCGTACTCCTTCTGCTGATGGTTCCCTTAACCCACGGCCTGCTCAGAGGGCGGAGGGAATACCGGCGCGCCAAAGGCCTTGCCAACCTGCTCGTTGCATCTGATTCGTGGATAACTTTTCCGGAGGAACTTGAATTCGAGACCGGAACGCTCGAGATAAAGGGCCACTGGGTCGGGAGCGGAAGGAACAGGCACTACCACGTGGAGAGAAAGTTCATCGCAGAGAGGCGGGACAGGGCGTCAGGGGTTTCGTTTCCCGGGGCGGGTTTCAAGGCGGCCGTTTCACCGGACGGCACGGGGTTCATCAGGGCTCCAGCGGTTCGTATAACCGACGGGCCATACAAGAACATCCTGCTGCTCTTCTTCACCAACGAGGGGGAGGTCATGGGAAGCGGCACGGTGGCGGTTGCCACGGAGAGCGATTCGGCCCAGGTAAACTTCAGGGGGGACGGAAAGTTCATCGCCGGGACGGTCTATTCCACCCTGACCAAGGCGAGGCGCGTGAAGGTCACCCTCAGCACGAGCGGCTTCGAGTATGAGAAGATAATCGAAGAAGGGCAGAGCTTCGAGTTCAGGGAGAGAATGCTCCCGGAGGAGAAGGTCACGGTGGTCGGCTCCTACGACACGCTGAGCCCAAGACTCCTTGCAGGAAAGATCGGGAGGGGAACTGTTGTCCTCGGCCACGGCGAGTTCATAATCCGGGGAATTCTGGACATACGGCTGAGGCCGGACGTTAAGGCCGAGGGGACCTTCAGGGTTGAGCTGGAGGAAGAAGCCGAGGAAGAAAAGGAGTTCGAGGAGGGGTGGGGGTTCACCTGAGAGGCTCAGGAATCGCCCTATCCCACTGCTCCCTTGCCAGCTCACCGGTGTACTTGAACTTCTCTACCTTCTTTTCCGCCTCTTTGCGCTTCTTCTGGTGCTCCTTCAGGAACTCCTGAACCCTCTCAATCAGCTCGCGCTTGCACTGGCCGCAGAGCAGCTCACCGCTCTTGCAGGCGTGGTAGCGCTCCATGAGCTTCTCGTCGTCCGGCTCGAAGAATATCTCAAACCACTTGAAGACGACGCACTTCTCGGGCTGACCGCCCTTCTCGCGCTGCTCCTTCGCCGTCGCCCTCCCGCCGGTTAGGGCGTACTTCCATATTTTCTTGCCAGCCTCTTCTGGGTCGTCGGTGAGGTAGACGGCAGTTTCGGGCTTGCTGGCGCTCATCTTGCCCTCAAGGCCCATCAATCCCGGAACGAACTTGGAGTGAATTGCGGCTGTCTTGTAGTAGCCGAGGCTCTCGGCGAAGTCCCTCTGCAGCCTCCAGTAGGGGTCCTGGTCTATGGCAGCAGGAATCAGGCAGCGCTTCCTCTCGAAGAAGGTCGGAGCGGCCTGTATTGCCGGGTAAAAAATCATCCCGATCTTGCTCTGCTCTGTGAAGCCGAAGACCGCTTTAGCCATCGAGTAGTTTATCTTCTTCGCTATCGGGATTGCCATCTCGTATATCTTGGTGAACTCGCTGTCCTGGAAGATGAAGGTCTTATCCGGGTCGAAGCCGACCGCTATGATGTCCAGTATGTTGTCGTAGGCCCATCTCTTGGTGTCCTCGAAGGTGAGCTTGTCCTTGAAGAGGAACTTCTCGTCGTCGGTTATCTGGATGTATAGGTTCACGCCGAACTTCTCCTGGAGCCACTTGGTCGCGAAGAATGGTATGATGTGGCCTATGTGCATCGGCCCGCTCGGGCCCCTGCCAGTGTAGAGGAAGAAGCCCTTTCCGGACTCGTAATCTGCCAAAACCTTGTCGTAGTCCCTGTGGGAGAAGAAGAAGCGCCTCCTGAAGTACATCGGCAGCTCGCTCCTCGTAAGCTCCGCGGTCTTCTCAAGCAACTCGTCC
This Thermococcus cleftensis DNA region includes the following protein-coding sequences:
- the trm14 gene encoding tRNA (guanine(6)-N2)-methyltransferase, which gives rise to MRLLLTTSQGIEDLAKGEVENLLSGLGVPFRVEERPLGVEGRVLAEVGEAYYTDEKGKKRELSVPTYLNESSRLLHRIIMEIASERFEGIGDDDPEKALKRIEDFVSELPVERFVKVSESFAVRSFRKGEHSVTSVDIARTVGKAVFDRLSRFGTPRVNLDHPAVIFRAELIGDVFFLGIDTTGDSSLHKRPWRVYDHPAHLKASIANALIELAKPDGGSFIDPFCGSGTIPIELALRGYDGRIIGLEKYRKHLRGAEMNALAAGVSERIDFVLGDATRLSEYVESVDFAVSNLPYGLKIGRKGMIPGLYMDFFSELSKVLEKRGVFITTEKRAIERAIAENGFEIRHHRLIGHGGLTVHTYVVE
- a CDS encoding fumarylacetoacetate hydrolase family protein, which translates into the protein MVRLPFRDGFYDLRPSKIVALAKNYAEHAKEMESDVPEKPVFFLKPPSALIGPGKPIILPRMSKRVDHEVELAVIIGKRAKRVSREKAMNYVLGYTILLDITARDLQGEAREKGLPWSLAKGFDTFAPVGPRIADRRELKIDDLEIGLKVNGQLRQLGRTSEMVFKVPELIEYISSVMTLEPGDIIATGTPAGVGPLSHGDRVEAWIEGIGRVEFDVLAEDSILC
- a CDS encoding tryptophan--tRNA ligase; translated protein: MDEFKVTPWDVEGMVDYAKLIEEFGTSPMTDELLEKTAELTRSELPMYFRRRFFFSHRDYDKVLADYESGKGFFLYTGRGPSGPMHIGHIIPFFATKWLQEKFGVNLYIQITDDEKFLFKDKLTFEDTKRWAYDNILDIIAVGFDPDKTFIFQDSEFTKIYEMAIPIAKKINYSMAKAVFGFTEQSKIGMIFYPAIQAAPTFFERKRCLIPAAIDQDPYWRLQRDFAESLGYYKTAAIHSKFVPGLMGLEGKMSASKPETAVYLTDDPEEAGKKIWKYALTGGRATAKEQREKGGQPEKCVVFKWFEIFFEPDDEKLMERYHACKSGELLCGQCKRELIERVQEFLKEHQKKRKEAEKKVEKFKYTGELAREQWDRAIPEPLR